From a region of the Terriglobales bacterium genome:
- a CDS encoding response regulator transcription factor: protein MQKVSMYSGPNARVQQSGVNLLIETNRESSPHFGLANASIEPSDSLRIDEVVTVFPAGNMFPIPLRLHIRIGCHTPESVCAESVQASLHDLLTEVTDAIRNSLDDRRHRENGKSAENSPKVIHFGDVQVDVRKMELYRAGRRIVLTTHEFKTLRYFLEHPNAVISREELLSHVWGYHHYPTTRTVDNRILRLRRKLEPNPSQPIYFLTVHGTGYKFVP, encoded by the coding sequence ATGCAGAAGGTGAGTATGTACAGCGGACCGAACGCACGAGTTCAACAGAGTGGAGTGAATCTTCTGATCGAGACCAATCGCGAGTCCTCGCCACATTTCGGTCTCGCAAATGCGTCTATCGAACCCTCGGACAGCTTAAGGATAGACGAAGTCGTAACGGTCTTTCCCGCGGGCAATATGTTTCCCATCCCGTTGCGCTTGCACATACGAATCGGCTGCCACACACCAGAATCTGTTTGCGCGGAATCCGTGCAAGCCTCACTCCATGATCTGTTGACGGAAGTCACTGACGCGATCCGAAACTCGCTGGACGATAGACGCCATCGCGAAAATGGCAAATCGGCAGAGAACTCGCCCAAAGTCATTCACTTCGGCGATGTCCAGGTGGATGTCCGAAAGATGGAGTTGTACCGTGCCGGCAGACGGATCGTTTTGACTACCCACGAATTCAAAACACTACGCTACTTCTTGGAACATCCTAACGCTGTGATTTCGAGGGAAGAGCTCCTGAGCCACGTTTGGGGATATCACCATTATCCGACTACTCGCACAGTAGACAACCGGATATTGAGGTTGCGACGGAAGCTCGAACCGAACCCGTCACAACCGATCTATTTCTTGACGGTGCACGGAACGGGCTACAAGTTCGTGCCATAG
- a CDS encoding cupredoxin family copper-binding protein encodes MKTIALFILTLATVGILATALVAGTGDGSNSQQHISEVKIDNFSFGPNELKVAVGTTVTWTNRDDIPHTVVSTDGAFKSKVLDTDEKFSFTFTKTGSYPYFCSIHPKMTGKVVVQ; translated from the coding sequence ATGAAAACAATTGCGCTCTTTATTTTGACGCTTGCGACTGTAGGCATTCTGGCGACCGCGCTGGTGGCTGGAACTGGTGATGGCAGCAATTCGCAACAACACATTTCCGAAGTGAAGATCGACAACTTCAGCTTCGGTCCCAACGAATTAAAGGTGGCTGTCGGAACGACGGTGACCTGGACGAACAGGGACGATATCCCACACACCGTCGTCAGCACAGACGGAGCGTTCAAATCGAAAGTTTTGGACACGGACGAGAAGTTCTCCTTCACGTTCACCAAAACCGGGAGCTATCCGTACTTCTGCTCGATTCACCCGAAGATGACCGGCAAAGTCGTGGTGCAGTGA
- a CDS encoding DUF2231 domain-containing protein yields MSTDAFDIKTVLLAKHAQHVVLIHFPIALFATAVGLDFVWQWTKSEGMAAAAYFNFLLAAISSVPVVASGIGAWQWALEGQRLKGILMMHLVLGCTSAVLMWIVFWMHSQSRRHLAYTLPRFRLFVEALAVASVMVTGHVGGFLSGVNG; encoded by the coding sequence ATGAGTACCGATGCGTTCGATATCAAGACTGTGTTGCTGGCGAAACACGCACAGCACGTGGTCCTGATTCATTTTCCGATCGCGTTGTTCGCGACCGCGGTGGGACTGGATTTTGTGTGGCAGTGGACGAAGAGCGAGGGGATGGCTGCGGCGGCGTACTTCAATTTCCTGCTGGCAGCGATCTCCTCGGTGCCAGTGGTGGCGAGCGGAATAGGTGCATGGCAATGGGCCCTGGAGGGCCAGAGACTGAAGGGAATACTGATGATGCATCTGGTCCTTGGTTGTACTTCCGCAGTGTTGATGTGGATCGTGTTTTGGATGCATTCACAATCTCGGCGCCATCTGGCATACACATTACCCAGATTCCGCTTGTTTGTAGAAGCGCTCGCTGTCGCGAGCGTCATGGTGACCGGTCATGTTGGTGGCTTCTTATCAGGCGTCAACGGTTAA
- a CDS encoding beta-propeller fold lactonase family protein — protein MSKKPHLTHAARWIVAILPLLLTACGNHATPTQPSPTPAVVPRFAYVANGSDNTVSALSIDAVTGRLQILGSVPSSGSSPISIASDRSGRFVYVAHHDSGDVSVFSVNADTGVLTRVGSPVHAGDNPRSVVVHPTGKFAYVVNESSKDVSSFRIDSSTGELTPIGSTPVPGMGPLSIAIDPAGQFAYVPDTTTNSVITFSVDGNTGALGSSGDPILAGENPVSVMVHVSGKFAYVVNFGSNNISTFTIDANGTLTATGTPVATRNFPVSIAGDPKGKFLYVTNFGSGSVSEFTVDQTTGALSPIGTVEQVGVAPISINVDPSGKFAYVANFGSDSVSAFVIDSDSGALTSAGQATAAGSAPVSIITTGKVQ, from the coding sequence ATGAGTAAGAAACCACATCTCACGCACGCAGCGCGATGGATAGTCGCTATTCTGCCTTTATTATTGACCGCTTGCGGTAATCACGCTACTCCAACTCAGCCCAGCCCCACGCCGGCCGTCGTACCTCGCTTTGCTTATGTCGCCAATGGATCCGATAACACTGTGTCGGCCCTTAGCATTGATGCTGTCACTGGAAGACTTCAGATACTTGGCTCCGTACCAAGCTCAGGGTCGTCGCCTATCTCCATTGCGTCAGATCGATCGGGACGGTTTGTGTATGTCGCGCACCACGATTCCGGTGATGTCTCGGTGTTCTCCGTGAATGCCGACACGGGAGTGTTGACTCGGGTAGGATCGCCCGTTCACGCGGGCGACAATCCGCGATCGGTCGTCGTACATCCCACCGGCAAGTTCGCCTACGTCGTAAATGAGTCCTCTAAAGACGTCTCCAGTTTCCGTATCGATAGCAGTACAGGGGAGTTAACGCCTATCGGCTCAACGCCTGTACCGGGAATGGGTCCGCTCTCGATTGCAATAGATCCGGCCGGGCAATTTGCCTATGTCCCGGACACAACGACGAATAGCGTCATCACGTTTTCTGTCGACGGGAATACGGGGGCGCTTGGCTCTTCCGGCGACCCTATTCTGGCCGGAGAAAATCCTGTTTCTGTGATGGTGCACGTCTCAGGCAAATTCGCTTACGTCGTGAATTTCGGCTCCAACAACATCTCAACATTCACCATTGACGCTAACGGGACGCTCACAGCAACCGGCACTCCTGTTGCGACCCGGAATTTCCCAGTCTCGATCGCGGGAGATCCGAAAGGGAAGTTTTTGTACGTCACGAATTTTGGGTCAGGGAGTGTTTCGGAGTTCACGGTTGACCAGACAACCGGAGCGCTCTCGCCGATCGGAACAGTCGAGCAAGTAGGTGTAGCACCGATCTCGATCAACGTAGATCCTTCGGGCAAATTTGCTTATGTCGCGAACTTCGGATCGGACAGCGTATCCGCTTTCGTCATCGACAGCGATAGTGGAGCGCTCACCTCAGCAGGGCAAGCCACCGCGGCGGGTTCGGCACCGGTCTCTATCATTACAACAGGGAAAGTCCAGTAG
- a CDS encoding metallophosphoesterase, protein MENRNTNKLLHDHNRDGVDRRGFLKCMAWAGTGALCVMQGGVLKSFSLSRLTESDSKMAGEFSFVQISDSHMGFNKAANPDVVGTLNAALDKIKRLDANPEFMLHTGDITHLSKPEEFDTLDQVLKGAPTKQVFFVPGEHDILNDDGKEYLDRYGKGTKGTGWYSFDHKGVHFMGLVNVANLKAGGLGTLGGDQLNWMKDDVYHLKSSTPIVVFAHIPLWSVYPEWGWGTEDSAQALGYLKKFGSVTVLNGHIHQTMQKVEGNVTFHTAASTAFPQPQPGKAESPGPMKVPADQLRQLLGLTDVTYVQGHGALAVTDSSLS, encoded by the coding sequence TTTCTGAAATGTATGGCTTGGGCGGGAACCGGTGCCCTATGCGTAATGCAGGGCGGCGTCCTGAAGTCATTCAGCCTGAGCCGATTGACCGAGTCGGACTCCAAGATGGCGGGGGAGTTCAGCTTCGTGCAGATCAGCGACAGTCATATGGGATTCAACAAGGCGGCGAATCCAGACGTCGTTGGAACCCTGAATGCCGCATTGGACAAAATCAAGCGTCTGGATGCGAATCCGGAGTTCATGCTGCACACAGGCGATATCACTCACCTTTCAAAGCCTGAAGAGTTCGACACGCTGGACCAGGTCCTGAAGGGTGCACCTACTAAGCAGGTCTTCTTCGTACCGGGCGAGCACGACATTCTCAATGACGACGGCAAAGAATACCTGGATCGCTACGGCAAAGGCACGAAAGGTACTGGTTGGTACAGCTTCGATCATAAAGGCGTCCATTTCATGGGACTCGTTAACGTTGCAAACCTGAAAGCAGGCGGCCTCGGTACTCTGGGCGGCGACCAGCTCAATTGGATGAAAGATGACGTCTATCACCTGAAGTCGAGCACGCCGATCGTGGTGTTCGCGCACATCCCTTTATGGAGCGTTTATCCCGAATGGGGATGGGGAACCGAAGACAGTGCGCAAGCTCTTGGATACCTCAAGAAATTCGGTTCTGTGACGGTGCTCAACGGACACATTCACCAGACCATGCAGAAAGTAGAAGGCAACGTGACGTTCCATACGGCCGCTTCCACTGCATTCCCGCAGCCACAGCCAGGGAAGGCTGAATCGCCGGGACCAATGAAAGTGCCCGCGGACCAGTTACGACAACTGCTTGGGCTTACGGACGTCACCTACGTGCAGGGTCATGGCGCTTTGGCTGTGACGGATTCTTCCCTGAGCTAG